A part of Meleagris gallopavo isolate NT-WF06-2002-E0010 breed Aviagen turkey brand Nicholas breeding stock chromosome 28, Turkey_5.1, whole genome shotgun sequence genomic DNA contains:
- the LOC100545191 gene encoding neurofascin has translation SARGVTETTPSFMYPYGTSSSQMVLRGVDLLLECIASGVPAPDIMWYKKGGELPAGKTKLENFNKALRISNVSEEDSGEYFCLASNKMGSIRHTISVRVKAAPYWLDEPQNLILAPGEDGRLVCRANGNPKPSIQWLVNGEPIEGSPPNPSREVAGDTIVFRDTQIGSSAVYQCNASNEHGYLLANAFVSVLDVPPRILAPRNQLIKVIQYNRTRLDCPFFGSPIPTLRWFKNGQGNTLDGGNYKAHENGSLEMSMARKEDQGIYTCVATNILGKAEAQVRLEVKDPTRIVRGPEDQVVKRGSMPRLHCRVKHDPTLKLTVTWLKDDAPLYIGNRMKKEDDGLTIYGVAEKDQGDYTCVASTELDKDSAKAYLTVLAIPANRLRELPKERPDRPRDLELSDLAERSVKLTWIPGDDNNSPITDYIVQFEEDRFQPGTWHNHSRYPGNVNSAVLSLSPYVNYQFRVIAVNDVGSSLPSMPSERYQTSGARPEINPTGVQGAGTQKNNMEITWTPLNATQAYGPNLRYIVRWRRRDPRGSWYNETVKAPRHVVWNTPIYVPYEIKVQAENDFGRAPEPETYIGYSGEDCEYFL, from the exons TCAGCCCGAGGGGTTACAGAAACAACACCCAGCTTCATGTACCCATACGGGACCTCCAGCAGCCAGATGGTGCTCCGAGGGGTGGACCTCTTGCTGGAGTGCATTGCATCAGGAGT ACCAGCACCAGATATCATGTGGTACAAGAAAGGAGGTGAGCTCCCAGCGGGAAAAACCAAGCTGGAAAACTTTAACAAGGCCCTTCGTATCTCCAACGTCTCGGAGGAAGACTCTGGGGAGTATTTCTGCCTGGCATCCAACAAGATGGGCAGCATCCGCCACACGATCTCGGTGAGAGTGAAGG CTGCCCCGTATTGGCTGGATGAGCCGCAAAATCTCATTTTGGCCCCTGGCGAGGATGGCAGGTTGGTGTGTCGAGCCAATGGGAACCCCAAGCCTTCAATCCAGTGGTTGGTGAATGGAGAGCCCATTGAAG GTTCTCCACCCAACCCGAGCAGAGAGGTGGCTGGAGATACCATTGTGTTTCGAGACACGCAGATCGGCAGCAGCGCTGTGTACCAATGCAATGCTTCCAACGAGCACGGCTACCTCCTTGCCAATGCCTTTGTCAGTGTCCTGG ATGTGCCACCACGGATACTGGCCCCTCGCAACCAGCTCATCAAAGTCATCCAGTACAACAGGACCCGGCTGGACTGCCCCTTCTTTGGctcccccatccccaccctgcGATG GTTTAAGAACGGCCAGGGGAACACGCTGGATGGAGGGAACTACAAAGCACATGAGAACGGGAGCTTGGAGATGAGCATGGCTCGGAAGGAGGATCAGGGCATCTACACCTGTGTTGCCACCAACATCCTGGGCAAAGCAGAGGCCCAGGTTCGCCTGGAAGTCAAAG ACCCCACCAGGATTGTGAGAGGCCCTGAAGATCAGGTGGTGAAGAGGGGCTCCATGCCTCGCCTGCACTGCCGCGTGAAGCACGACCCAACGTTGAAGCTGACGGTCACCTGGCTGAAGGACGACGCTCCTCTCTACATTGGGAACAG gatgaagaaagaagaCGATGGTCTGACGATATACGGCGTGGCTGAGAAGGATCAGGGTGATTACACCTGCGTGGCCAGCACGGAGCTGGACAAGGACTCAGCTAAAGCCTACCTCACCGTGCTAG CAATCCCTGCTAACCGCTTGAGAGAGTTACCTAAAG AGCGACCCGACCGGCCCCGGGACCTGGAGCTTTCAGACCTGGCTGAGAGGAGCGTAAAGCTGACATGGATTCCTGGAGATGATAACAACAGTCCCATCACAG ACTACATCGTCCAGTTTGAGGAGGACCGATTCCAGCCTGGCACGTGGCACAACCACTCCAGATATCCTGGGAATGTCAACTCGGCTGTCCTGAGCCTCTCTCCTTATGTCAACTACCAATTTCGGGTGATTGCAGTGAACGACGTGGGCAGCAGCCTGCCCAGCATGCCTTCAGAACGATACCAGACCAGCGGGGCAC GACCTGAAATTAACCCAACGGGAGTTCAAGGAGCAGGGacccaaaaaaacaacatggagATAACCTGGACG CCTCTGAATGCAACGCAAGCATATGGGCCCAACCTGCGTTACATCGTGCGATGGAGGCGGAGGGACCCACGTGGGAGTTGGTACAACGAGACAGTGAAGGCACCACGGCACGTGGTCTGGAACACACCCATCTACGTCCCCTACGAGATCaaagtgcaggcagagaatgACTTTGGTAGAGCTCCAGAGCCTGAGACCTACATCGGCTATTCGGGGGAAGATTGTGAGTATTTTCTTTGA